In one Grus americana isolate bGruAme1 chromosome 1, bGruAme1.mat, whole genome shotgun sequence genomic region, the following are encoded:
- the NHLRC3 gene encoding NHL repeat-containing protein 3 yields MRRKGPPGPWPWLVMASALLALLALLWGSQVLKAFDYPSPWKGQQQMYKLDIGWPKIPEYFTGQTFCVAVDSFHGLVYVGQRGDNVPKVLVFSEEGYFLYSWNNTVEMPHGIFVLNTATDSSVWITDVGTGKYGHTVKQYSPSGKLMQILGTPGNAGSSLIPLQFDQPAEIFVEETGDIYVVDGDGGMNNRLLKLSNDYKEIWLTGTNGTGIGQFKIPHSVTLDAFGRVWVADRDNKRIQVFDKITGEWLGSWSSCFAEDGPYSVRFTANYKYLIVAQMNINRLAILAAPPVGSIGDCIMVNTVQLADETKPHLVDVDMKSGAVYVAEIGAQQVQKYIPLS; encoded by the exons atgaGGCGGAAGGGGCCGCCGGGGCCGTGGCCGTGGCTAGTGATGGCCAGCGCTCTGCTGGCCctgctggccctgctctggGGCTCGCAG gttttaaaagcatttgattACCCCTCTCCCTGGAAGGGACAGCAACAGATGTACAAGCTGGACATAGGCTGGCCTAAAATTCCAGAATATTTCACTGGTCAAACATTTTGTGTTGCTGTTGACTCTTTTCATGGTTTGGTCTATGTGGGACAA agGGGAGATAATGTACCAAAGGTACTTGTATTCTCAGAGGAAGGCTATTTTCTTTACTCATGGAATAATACAGTTGAAATGCCTCATGGTATCTTTGTATTGAACACCGCAACAGATAGTTCAGTATGGATCACAGATGTTGGAACAG gGAAATATGGGCACACTGTGAAACAGTATAGCCCTTCAGGTAAACTGATGCAGATCTTGGGCACGCCAGGCAATGCTGGTTCAAGTTTGATTCCCCTACAATTTGACCAACCTGCAGAGATCTTTGTCGAGGAAACTGGAGATATCTATGTTGTGGATGGAGACGGAGGAATGAATAACAGATTGCTCAAACTATCCAATG ATTACAAAGAGATATGGCTGACTGGAACAAATGGGACCGGCATTGGTCAGTTCAAGATTCCTCACAGTGTAACACTGGATGCTTTTGGACGG GTATGGGTTGCAGACAGAGACAACAAAAGAATCCAAGTTTTTGATAAAATCACAGGAGAATGGCTTGGGTCTTGGAGCAGCTGTTTTGCAGAGGATGGACCCTATTCTGTCAG ATTTACTGCCAATTACAAATACCTGATTGTAGCTCAGATGAATATCAACCGGTTAGCAATCTTGGCGGCGCCACCGGTTGGCTCTATTGGGGACTGTATTATGGTCAACACAGTCCAGCTGGCAGATGAAACCAAACCACACCTTGTGGATGTAGACATGAAGAGTGGAGCAGTCTATGTTGCAGAGATTGGAGCCCAGCAAGTACAAAAATACATACCCTTAAGCTGA